From a region of the Colias croceus chromosome 14, ilColCroc2.1 genome:
- the LOC123697257 gene encoding plexin A3: MWRVLLALGAACVAARASQDVVRTFSDKIDPSTQFNHLVVDRNTGRVYVGAVNRLFQLSPDLEVAQRIDTGPVNDSSQCTFDCPPNFVKKPTDNVNKALVIDYATSRLITCGSVLQGLCSVRNLNNISHDVREVREPVVANNASASTVAFIAPGPPNPPMTQVMYVGVTFTGNSPYRSEVPTVSSRSLEDDRLFMIARTAVTTGTRMFVNSLSRERYPINYVYGFSSEGFSYFLTTQLRGVGSDTYYSKLVRVCHDDENYYSYTEIPMSCMGEGGGNFGYNLVQAAFVGKAGSVLAGELGITAQQDVLFAAFSQSESINTNVPSNLSALCVYTLKAIRRKFMQNIKTCFSGNGSRGLDFISPSHACIGTKLQSISEDFCGLDVNTPLGGEQPVEAVPVARFKERLTAVAATATGDYTVVFAGTAEGHLKKIVVESPTLAFEYGDIVVDENSPVNKDLFFDTQLMHLYVMTERKVAKVKVQECSIYKSCLTCLGAKDPYCGWCSLENKCSLRSDCQQAADDPLYWISYRSGRCTTITQVTPNQLQRTTARTLDLVIENLPTLNGQFLCAFTALDRTLITNATRKPYGVNCTTPRTDTLPPIPAGQHHFTAKLSVRTTQGPDFVATNFTFFDCNTYSSCTQCVSSSFPCDWCVDGHRCTHDTAENCRNDILVTGVSRIGPSYRSGPGFCPTINSTLDGNEILVPSGVKKAIKVRVHIIGQFIVQTRFVCQFNIEGRVAHVNAQLLGDTIYCEPHEFTYTSRAPNITASFAVIWGSSKPLDNPDNTHILIYRCNDMADNCGICLALPEKFGCGWCQGSDKCEVQEQCGAPSVWLNGTQTCPNPEIHSFRPQLGPWDGGTNITIEGINLGRNISDIYNGVTIAGIKCQPIIELYVKTRRIVCTVDGPGEEVPRDGPVVVRVADYRGESKHHYAFVNPKINSIQPKYGPQSGGTKLRITGEYLNAGSNIQAFIDELPCAILSVSHEEAVCRTSHSYQLKMGTLRMRFDNGMRTLEREKFEYIEDPVVVSVESGPPLASQRKQPKGIPSGGINIKVMGRNFHSIQFPQIYVYHDNRPYIAPCHRVDFQTHLICESPGIESAGLNLDPDRPLELEYGFNMDDVQSVQNLTTKTGDAFLLYPDPIYEKFDEDVKYYKSEYLTINGQNLDRACTESDVEVHIGESLCNVTSLSRHQLTCRPPSRDELPDGDDTPEVVVRVGRALTYKIGKLSYSSQAGLQSALGKPVLFGVIASIIILILVFVVFLVMYRRKSTENIRVLKNMQEQMDILELRVAAECKEAFAELQTEMTDLTGDITGGIPFLDYRTYAMKILFPNIDDHAVLQWERPELMRKEKGLRMFGQLILNKTFLLLFIRTLESNRYFSMRDRVNVASLIMVTLQSKMEYCTDVLKTLLAELIEKCMESKSHPKLLLRRTESVAEKMLSAWFTFLLYKFLRECAGEPLYLLFRSMKGQVDKGPVDVITSEARYSLSEEKLIRQSIDFKPMTVSVSISQQTLFVSGLEAPTENVQVKVLDCDTISQVKEKCLDAIYRATPYSQRPSRDELDLEWRTGACGRLILYDEDSTTKCEGEWRKLNTLNHYRVPDGACLSLVAKQSSVYNLSNMEKNDKSHTYETLNRGKYGSASPPASPLKYEHGGGFKYWHLVRHHDGDAHKEGERGNKMVSEIYLTRLLATKGTLQKFVDDLFETIFSTAHRGSALPLAIKYMFDFLDDQALQHAISDPEVVHTWKSNSLPLRFWVNLIKNPNFVFDVHKSNTVDSCLSVIGQTFMDSCSTSDHILGKDSPSSKLLYAKDIPVYKEWVERYYADIKLMPAISDQDMNAMLAEESRLHTKEFNTNCALNELYAYAVKYNEQLMVTLEEDEFSQKQRLAYRLEQVHGLMAHDYNV; the protein is encoded by the coding sequence ATGTGGCGCGTGCTGCTCGCCCTCGGGGCGGCGTGCGTCGCCGCGCGCGCCTCGCAGGACGTGGTGCGCACCTTCTCCGACAAAATCGACCCTTCCACCCAGTTCAACCACCTAGTCGTTGATCGCAACACTGGCAGAGTCTACGTCGGCGCCGTCAACCGGCTGTTCCAGTTGTCCCCGGACTTGGAAGTGGCACAGAGAATCGACACGGGCCCGGTGAACGATTCGTCCCAGTGTACGTTCGATTGCCCGCCTAACTTTGTGAAGAAGCCGACGGACAATGTTAACAAGGCGCTCGTTATCGATTACGCGACGAGTCGTCTCATCACATGCGGTTCAGTGCTACAGGGACTGTGTTCTGTTCGTAATCTAAACAATATTTCGCATGATGTGCGGGAAGTGCGTGAACCGGTCGTCGCGAACAATGCAAGTGCTTCCACCGTAGCGTTTATTGCACCGGGGCCTCCGAACCCACCTATGACTCAAGTTATGTACGTCGGAGTTACGTTTACTGGTAATTCACCGTATCGATCGGAGGTACCCACTGTGAGTAGTCGATCCTTGGAAGATGATAGACTTTTTATGATAGCACGGACGGCTGTGACTACTGGCACGCGGATGTTTGTCAATTCACTATCTCGTGAGCGTTATCCTATCAACTATGTATATGGCTTTAGCTCCGAAGGGTTCAGTTACTTTTTAACGACGCAGTTAAGAGGTGTGGGTTctgatacatattatagtaaattagtACGTGTTTGCCATGACGATGAGAACTATTATTCATACACTGAAATACCAATGTCATGTATGGGTGAAGGAGGCGGTAACTTTGGATACAATCTTGTGCAAGCTGCATTTGTTGGGAAAGCAGGATCAGTATTAGCCGGCGAGTTGGGAATCACTGCACAACAAGATGTATTGTTTGCAGCTTTTAGCCAAAGTGAATCAATTAATACAAACGTTCCATCGAACTTATCTGCTTTATGTGTCTATACTTTAAAAGCTATTCGTCGTAAatttatgcaaaatattaaaacctgCTTTAGTGGTAACGGATCAAGGGGATTAGATTTCATATCTCCATCACATGCATGTATTGGTACGAAACTGCAATCGATTAGTGAAGATTTTTGCGGGTTGGATGTGAATACACCGCTGGGTGGTGAACAACCCGTTGAAGCAGTACCTGTTGCCAGGTTTAAGGAACGTTTAACAGCCGTGGCTGCTACAGCGACTGGAGATTATACGGTTGTATTTGCCGGCACCGCAGAAGGTCATCTCAAAAAGATCGTCGTTGAAAGCCCAACCTTGGCCTTTGAGTATGGAGATATTGTTGTCGATGAAAATTCGCCAGTCaacaaagatttattttttgacaCGCAATTGATGCATTTATACGTAATGACTGAACGTAAAGTGGCTAAAGTGAAAGTTCAAGAGTGCAGCATATACAAGTCATGTTTAACCTGTCTTGGAGCAAAGGACCCTTACTGCGGCTGGTGTTCGTTGGAAAATAAGTGTAGTCTGAGATCAGACTGTCAACAGGCAGCAGATGATCCCTTGTATTGGATTTCATATCGTAGTGGTCGTTGCACTACCATTACACAAGTAACACCAAATCAACTACAACGAACGACGGCGAGAACATTAGATTTAGTTATCGAAAACTTACCTACGCTTAATGGGCAATTTTTATGTGCGTTTACGGCTTTAGATCGTACACTAATAACTAACGCTACTCGGAAACCTTATGGGGTTAATTGTACTACACCACGAACTGATACATTGCCTCCCATACCGGCAGGGCAACATCATTTCACCGCAAAATTGTCGGTGCGCACAACACAGGGACCTGATTTTGTAGCAACTAATTTTACGTTTTTTGATTGTAATACGTACAGCTCGTGTACTCAGTGCGTCAGCTCGTCTTTCCCGTGTGACTGGTGCGTAGATGGCCATCGCTGCACCCATGATACAGCAGAAAATTGTAGAAACGATATACTTGTTACTGGCGTTAGTAGAATAGGCCCAAGCTATCGATCCGGTCCAGGTTTTTGTCCCACGATAAATTCAACTTTAGATGGCAACGAAATTTTAGTTCCTTCTGGCGTCAAAAAAGCTATTAAAGTCCGGGTGCATATTATTGGTCAATTTATAGTTCAAACTCGGTTCGTATgtcaatttaatattgaagGTCGCGTTGCTCATGTTAATGCTCAATTACTTGGTGATACTATTTATTGCGAACCGCATGAGTTTACGTATACATCACGCGCTCCTAATATAACGGCCTCGTTTGCGGTAATATGGGGTAGTTCGAAGCCATTAGATAACCCAGATAATACTCATATACTCATTTATAGATGTAATGATATGGCGGATAATTGCGGTATATGTTTAGCTTTACCAGAAAAGTTCGGTTGCGGTTGGTGTCAGGGTTCCGATAAATGCGAAGTACAAGAACAATGCGGCGCTCCAAGTGTTTGGCTTAACGGAACACAAACTTGTCCAAATCCTGAAATTCATTCCTTTCGACCACAACTCGGTCCTTGGGACGGCGGTACAAATATAACTATTGAAGGCATTAATTTAGGTCGTAATATATCCGATATCTATAATGGCGTTACAATAGCTGGTATAAAATGTCAACCCATTATTGAATTATACGTTAAAACAAGGCGAATTGTATGTACAGTTGATGGACCTGGTGAAGAAGTTCCCAGGGACGGTCCCGTAGTTGTTCGCGTTGCAGACTATCGCGGCGAATCGAAACATCACTACGCGTTTGTTAATCCTAAAATAAACTCAATTCAACCAAAATACGGTCCTCAATCGGGTGGAACAAAGTTACGTATTACGGGCGAGTATCTAAACGCGGGAAGTAATATTCAAGCGTTCATCGACGAACTACCATGCGCTATTTTATCCGTATCGCACGAGGAAGCCGTCTGTAGAACGAGCCATTCATATCAGCTTAAAATGGGCACACTACGGATGCGGTTTGATAATGGAATGCGTACTTTGGAACGAGAAAAGTTTGAATATATAGAGGACCCTGTTGTAGTTTCGGTCGAATCTGGTCCTCCATTAGCATCACAACGAAAACAGCCTAAAGGTATTCCGTCCGGAGGGATAAACATCAAAGTGATGGGCCGAAATTTCCATTCCATTCAGTTTCCACAGATATACGTATATCACGACAACCGGCCTTATATTGCTCCTTGTCATAGAGTCGACTTTCAAACGCATCTCATTTGCGAATCTCCTGGCATCGAAAGCGCTGGGCTTAATCTAGATCCCGATAGACCGCTAGAGTTAGAATACGGTTTTAATATGGACGACGTACAAAGCGTGCAAAATCTAACAACGAAAACCGGCGACGCGTTCCTCCTTTATCCCGATCCAATTTACGAAAAATTCGACGAAGAcgtaaagtattataaatcaGAGTATTTGACGATAAATGGTCAAAATTTAGATAGGGCGTGTACGGAGAGTGACGTTGAAGTTCATATCGGGGAAAGCTTGTGCAACGTTACGTCTCTATCGAGGCATCAGTTGACGTGCCGCCCGCCGTCGCGCGACGAGTTGCCCGACGGGGATGATACCCCCGAGGTCGTAGTGAGGGTCGGCCGGGCTCTTACGTATAAAATTGGTAAATTATCTTATTCTTCTCAAGCTGGCCTACAGTCGGCTTTAGGTAAACCAGTATTATTCGGTGTTatagctagtattataatactcATTTTAGTATTTGTCGTGTTTCTAGTTATGTATAGGCGTAAATCAACTGAAAATATTagagtattaaaaaatatgcaagAGCAAATGGATATATTAGAATTAAGAGTAGCTGCGGAATGCAAAGAGGCTTTCGCGGAACTGCAGACTGAAATGACTGATTTGACGGGAGACATAACCGGTGGAATACCTTTTCTCGATTATCGTACGTAcgctatgaaaatattatttcctaataTAGACGACCACGCTGTCCTTCAATGGGAGCGTCCAGAGCTTATGAGGAAAGAGAAAGGTCTCAGAATGTTCGGTCagctaattttaaataaaacattccttttattgtttattcgtACTTTAGAAAGtaatagatatttttcaaTGCGCGATCGTGTCAATGTTGCTTCGCTTATAATGGTAACTTTACAAAGTAAGATGGAGTATTGTACGGACGTTTTAAAGACCCTATTAGCCGAGCTTATAGAAAAATGCATGGAGAGCAAAAGTCATCCCAAGCTATTATTAAGGAGAACTGAAAGCGTCGCTGAGAAAATGTTAAGCGCTTGGTTCACTTTTCTTTTATACAAATTCCTTCGCGAGTGCGCCGGCGAACCGCTTTATCTTTTGTTTAGATCGATGAAAGGTCAAGTAGACAAAGGCCCCGTAGATGTAATAACCTCTGAGGCACGATATTCGCTCAGTGAGGAGAAACTAATTAGGCAGTCGATCGATTTTAAACCGATGACCGTTAGCGTGTCCATTTCACAACAGACACTATTCGTTAGTGGTTTAGAGGCTCCCACGGAAAACGTGCAAGTTAAAGTTCTCGACTGTGATACGATTAGCCAAGTGAAGGAGAAGTGTTTAGATGCTATTTACCGCGCTACACCGTATTCGCAAAGGCCGAGTCGTGACGAGTTAGATTTGGAATGGCGCACGGGTGCCTGCGGTCGATTAATTCTGTATGACGAAGACAGTACCACTAAATGCGAAGGTGAATGGCGTAAACTTAATACTCTCAACCATTATCGCGTACCAGACGGTGCTTGTCTCAGTCTCGTAGCTAAACAGAGTTCCGTGTATAACTTATCTAACATGGAGAAAAACGACAAATCGCATACTTACGAAACTTTGAACCGCGGCAAATACGGCTCCGCTAGTCCCCCGGCTAGTCCTCTGAAGTACGAGCACGGCGGCGGATTTAAATACTGGCATCTCGTGAGACACCACGACGGTGACGCACATAAGGAGGGAGAGCGTGGAAATAAAATGGTTTCAGAAATATATCTTACGCGTCTGCTCGCTACCAAGGGTACGTTGCAAAAGTTTGTCGATGATTTATTCGAAACTATATTTAGCACTGCGCATCGGGGCTCCGCGTTGCCTCTCGCAATAAAATACATGTTCGATTTCCTAGACGACCAAGCGCTTCAGCATGCGATATCCGATCCGGAAGTAGTTCACACGTGGAAGAGCAATTCCCTACCGCTGCGTTTCTGGGttaatctaattaaaaatccGAATTTCGTATTCGACGTTCACAAATCTAACACGGTCGACTCCTGCCTGTCGGTCATCGGGCAGACGTTCATGGACTCTTGTTCCACTTCGGATCACATTCTAGGTAAAGATTCGCCTTCGTCTAAGCTTCTGTACGCTAAAGATATACCGGTATACAAAGAATGGGTGGAGCGTTACTACGCCGATATCAAGCTCATGCCGGCGATCTCGGACCAGGACATGAACGCGATGCTGGCGGAGGAGTCGCGCCTGCACACGAAAGAGTTCAACACGAACTGCGCGCTGAACGAGCTGTACGCGTACGCGGTGAAGTACAACGAGCAGCTCATGGTGACGCTCGAGGAGGACGAGTTTTCGCAGAAGCAGCGGCTCGCCTACCGCCTCGAGCAGGTGCACGGCCTCATGGCGCACGACTATAACGTGTAA